The following coding sequences lie in one Flagellimonas eckloniae genomic window:
- a CDS encoding mechanosensitive ion channel family protein: protein MQEEGNEIKEIIQEDIWGSVKEFLNLGFHLGEGEKSIHLTVGLLLLLTVAFIVTKFVLKWLRHLLTRKMEQEDKLKFSSVFKFINYVIYVVVVLVTLSAAGIDITLIITASAALFVGLGLALQELFQDILGGIFIIVDKSLQVGDIVEVDGKVGKVFEIKLRTTRALTRDDKVIIIPNHKFISDIVHNYTQNHKTTREKVSVGVAYGSDVTLVTQLLEQVADEEKQVLKKPKPFVLFDDFGDSALLFSLHFFTNDSFGDPKIKSNIRYAINTKFIENNVSIPFPQRDVHIIQQKPQENKNFDS from the coding sequence ATGCAAGAAGAAGGCAACGAAATAAAAGAAATCATTCAAGAAGATATTTGGGGCTCTGTCAAGGAATTCCTAAATCTGGGATTTCATTTAGGGGAAGGAGAAAAATCCATACACCTAACCGTTGGCTTGTTGTTGCTTTTGACCGTTGCTTTCATTGTTACCAAGTTTGTATTAAAATGGCTTAGACACCTGTTGACTAGAAAAATGGAACAGGAGGATAAACTAAAATTCTCCAGTGTTTTCAAATTCATCAACTACGTAATATATGTGGTTGTGGTATTGGTGACCCTTAGTGCTGCGGGAATTGATATCACATTAATTATTACAGCCTCTGCGGCCTTGTTCGTGGGGTTAGGGCTTGCACTTCAGGAATTGTTCCAAGACATTCTTGGAGGGATTTTCATTATCGTGGACAAATCTTTACAAGTTGGAGATATTGTTGAGGTTGATGGGAAAGTGGGCAAAGTTTTTGAAATAAAACTACGAACTACCCGGGCGCTTACTCGCGATGATAAGGTAATCATTATTCCCAATCATAAGTTTATAAGCGATATTGTCCATAACTACACCCAAAACCATAAGACTACACGTGAGAAGGTAAGTGTTGGAGTTGCCTATGGTAGCGATGTTACATTGGTTACACAACTTTTGGAACAAGTTGCTGATGAAGAGAAACAAGTACTTAAAAAACCTAAACCATTTGTCCTTTTTGACGATTTTGGAGATTCTGCGCTGCTTTTTTCACTTCATTTTTTTACCAATGACAGTTTTGGTGATCCTAAAATAAAAAGTAATATACGTTACGCCATAAATACCAAGTTCATAGAAAATAACGTTAGCATTCCATTCCCACAAAGGGATGTTCATATAATCCAGCAAAAACCTCAAGAAAATAAAAACTTCGACTCGTAA
- a CDS encoding nucleotide exchange factor GrpE: MESPELSDENTDVEENEMSVEDQLREDVAKEKDKFLRLFAEFENFKKRTSKERMELFKTAGQEVIVSLLPVLDDFDRALKEISKSKDKEMVKGVELINNKLKETLKGKGLEEVEVGAGDVFDAEVHDAITQIPAPNKKLKGKIIDVVEKGFKLGDRIIRHPKVVVGN; this comes from the coding sequence ATGGAAAGTCCTGAACTGAGCGATGAAAATACAGATGTTGAGGAAAATGAAATGTCTGTAGAAGACCAATTGCGTGAGGATGTGGCAAAGGAAAAGGATAAGTTTCTAAGGCTTTTTGCAGAATTTGAGAACTTTAAGAAAAGAACTTCAAAGGAACGTATGGAGCTTTTTAAAACAGCTGGGCAAGAGGTGATAGTTTCTCTTTTACCCGTTTTGGACGATTTTGACAGAGCGTTGAAGGAAATTTCAAAATCCAAGGATAAAGAAATGGTCAAAGGGGTAGAGCTGATTAACAATAAACTAAAAGAAACCCTTAAAGGTAAAGGACTAGAGGAGGTTGAGGTAGGAGCAGGAGATGTTTTTGATGCTGAAGTACATGATGCCATTACCCAAATTCCAGCGCCCAATAAAAAATTAAAAGGAAAAATAATAGATGTGGTCGAAAAAGGCTTCAAACTTGGAGACCGCATTATTCGACACCCAAAAGTGGTGGTTGGTAACTAA
- a CDS encoding ABC transporter permease — protein MTGKLGLIIKREYLAKVRNKSFIIMTILSPLLIVGMIVLIAYLIRINDSEKRVISVLNESEFLDHQFKTSQSMSFVRFQNLSLQEAKDSTSSLGYYGLLYIPKGASLEQASKSAFLYTKDNPNTNVTQRLESVFQTQLRQKKLSRLGVSSTQFQDIEEPFEINLATFEGEKSVKGINEIKAFIGGGFGYAIMMFIIIYGGFVMRSVIEEKTSRIIEVIISSVKPFQLMLGKIIGTSLAGITQFTIWIISASLLLFLVVLFLDIDLSAIAAETSIAPETIGGMEQFPVSSNSEMMLYAKEILNIPWILLISSFLIYFILGYLIYSSIYAAIGAAVDNETDTQQFIFPIILPLMLAIYVGFFSVFSNPHGPIAVGFSLFPLTSPIVMLMRLPGGIGEGGVPLWQLILSIVLLIGTFLGIVWLAAKIYRVGILMYGKRPTYRELFRWLKY, from the coding sequence ATGACAGGTAAGCTGGGGTTGATTATAAAACGGGAGTACCTGGCAAAGGTGAGAAACAAGTCATTTATAATAATGACAATTCTAAGCCCTTTGTTAATTGTGGGAATGATTGTTTTGATTGCCTACCTGATTAGAATTAATGACAGTGAAAAGCGAGTGATTTCGGTCCTGAATGAAAGTGAGTTTTTGGATCACCAATTTAAGACCTCACAAAGTATGTCGTTTGTGCGTTTTCAAAACCTTTCTTTACAGGAAGCCAAGGACTCAACTAGTTCGTTGGGGTATTATGGTCTACTTTACATTCCAAAGGGAGCTAGTTTGGAACAGGCATCAAAATCAGCATTTTTGTATACCAAGGATAATCCGAATACCAATGTTACACAGAGACTTGAAAGTGTTTTTCAAACCCAATTACGGCAAAAAAAACTGTCCAGACTAGGAGTGTCCTCTACACAGTTTCAAGATATTGAAGAGCCTTTTGAAATAAATCTGGCCACATTTGAAGGTGAGAAAAGTGTAAAAGGAATAAATGAGATTAAAGCGTTTATCGGGGGAGGATTTGGTTATGCCATTATGATGTTCATTATTATTTATGGAGGTTTTGTAATGCGCAGTGTTATCGAAGAAAAAACCAGTAGGATTATTGAAGTAATCATTTCTTCCGTGAAACCATTTCAATTAATGTTAGGTAAAATAATTGGCACATCTTTGGCTGGAATCACCCAATTTACAATTTGGATTATCTCAGCATCACTTCTATTGTTTTTGGTGGTATTGTTTTTAGATATTGATTTAAGTGCTATAGCAGCCGAAACTTCAATCGCACCCGAAACAATCGGCGGCATGGAGCAATTTCCCGTTTCTTCAAACAGTGAAATGATGCTTTACGCAAAGGAAATTTTAAATATTCCATGGATACTTTTAATCAGTTCCTTTTTGATATATTTTATTTTAGGGTATTTGATTTATAGTTCAATTTATGCGGCTATTGGAGCGGCAGTGGATAATGAAACAGATACACAGCAATTTATTTTTCCAATAATACTGCCGTTAATGTTGGCTATCTATGTAGGGTTCTTTTCCGTTTTCAGTAATCCGCATGGACCAATTGCGGTCGGATTCTCACTGTTTCCACTTACTTCTCCTATTGTTATGCTTATGAGATTGCCAGGCGGAATTGGCGAAGGAGGTGTACCTTTGTGGCAATTAATACTGTCCATTGTTCTCCTGATTGGAACATTTTTGGGAATTGTATGGTTAGCGGCCAAGATTTATAGAGTAGGCATATTAATGTATGGAAAAAGGCCTACATATAGGGAATTGTTCAGGTGGTTGAAATATTAG
- a CDS encoding TIGR01777 family oxidoreductase — protein sequence MKVLITGATGLVGNAIVEVLHDKGIAVNYLTTRKTKIVSSEDFQGFYWNPAKGEIDLACFENVSAIINLAGASIAKRWTEEYKKKVLSSRIDSLETLHDALKEIDSSKIKTFVSASAIGIYPDSLLTFYDENETAVDDSFLGKVVSDWEAKIDALNTFNFNVSKLRVGIVMSAQGGALPKMAKPIQNYVGAAFGSGNQWQSWIHIEDLAQMFVFIIEKGLDGTFNGVAPNPVTNSKMTKVLARVLNRPLVLPNIPKFVMQFVLGEMSYLLFASQRVSCKRIEEKGFNFQHPNIGAALEQLYLSNDEHSHSKATSLNKEFV from the coding sequence ATGAAGGTATTGATTACTGGAGCCACTGGTTTAGTTGGAAATGCTATTGTTGAGGTGTTACACGATAAAGGTATTGCAGTTAATTACCTTACCACTCGAAAGACAAAAATAGTTTCTTCCGAAGATTTCCAAGGGTTTTATTGGAATCCTGCCAAGGGTGAAATAGACTTAGCTTGTTTTGAGAATGTTTCGGCTATTATTAATCTGGCCGGAGCAAGCATTGCTAAACGTTGGACAGAAGAATACAAGAAAAAGGTACTTTCAAGTAGAATAGACAGTCTGGAAACTTTGCACGATGCTTTAAAAGAAATCGACTCCTCAAAAATCAAGACTTTTGTTTCAGCATCGGCCATTGGAATTTATCCAGATTCCCTTCTTACCTTTTATGATGAAAATGAAACTGCCGTTGATGATAGTTTTTTAGGTAAAGTGGTCAGTGATTGGGAGGCTAAAATAGATGCGTTAAATACATTTAATTTTAATGTTTCTAAACTTAGGGTGGGAATTGTTATGTCTGCCCAGGGAGGAGCATTGCCCAAAATGGCCAAACCTATACAAAATTATGTGGGCGCAGCTTTTGGAAGCGGAAACCAATGGCAATCTTGGATTCACATTGAAGATTTGGCACAAATGTTCGTCTTTATAATTGAAAAAGGCCTTGATGGTACATTTAATGGTGTGGCCCCAAACCCAGTAACCAACTCCAAGATGACAAAAGTGTTGGCTAGAGTCCTGAATAGACCACTAGTACTGCCCAATATTCCAAAATTTGTTATGCAGTTTGTTCTGGGCGAAATGTCCTATTTGCTCTTTGCAAGTCAGCGCGTAAGTTGTAAACGCATTGAGGAAAAAGGGTTTAACTTTCAGCACCCTAACATTGGTGCTGCCCTTGAACAGTTATATCTTTCTAATGATGAGCATAGCCATTCCAAGGCCACTTCCTTAAACAAGGAGTTTGTGTAA
- the dnaJ gene encoding molecular chaperone DnaJ — protein sequence MKEDFYEILGISKGASAAEIKKAYRKKAIEFHPDKNAGDAKAEEMFKKAAEAYEILSDPDKRAKYDQFGHAAFEGGNGFGGGGMNMDDIFSQFGDIFGSAFGGGGFSGFGGFGGGQRRVKGSNLRIRVKLTLEEVANGVEKKVKVRRKVQADGVTYKTCPTCNGSGQVTKIANTILGRMQTSATCSTCGGAGQTIDKRPSGADAQGLKVEEETVSIKIPPGVEEGMQLKVTGKGNGAPGDGIPGDLLVAIETIEHDSLKREGDNLHYDLYISFSEAVLGSSKEIDAVSGKVRIKLEPGIQSGKILRLRGKGISSINGYGSGDLLVHVNVWTPKELNREQKEFFERMQNDENFVPKPEKSDKSFFEKVKDMFS from the coding sequence ATGAAGGAGGATTTTTACGAAATATTAGGTATTTCCAAAGGCGCATCAGCTGCAGAAATTAAAAAGGCGTACAGGAAAAAGGCAATAGAATTTCATCCGGATAAAAACGCTGGAGATGCCAAAGCTGAAGAAATGTTTAAAAAAGCAGCAGAAGCTTATGAAATCCTGAGCGATCCAGATAAACGTGCCAAATACGATCAATTTGGCCATGCTGCTTTTGAAGGCGGCAATGGCTTTGGCGGTGGCGGTATGAATATGGATGATATCTTCAGTCAATTTGGGGATATTTTTGGGAGTGCTTTTGGTGGTGGTGGTTTTAGCGGCTTTGGTGGTTTTGGCGGCGGACAACGCCGAGTAAAGGGAAGTAACCTTCGGATTCGAGTAAAATTGACTTTGGAAGAAGTTGCAAATGGTGTTGAGAAAAAAGTAAAGGTTAGAAGAAAAGTACAGGCAGATGGCGTAACCTATAAAACATGTCCTACATGTAACGGTAGCGGTCAAGTCACAAAAATTGCCAATACAATTTTAGGCAGAATGCAAACCTCTGCAACATGTAGTACTTGTGGAGGAGCTGGACAAACTATCGACAAAAGACCAAGTGGCGCAGATGCACAGGGGCTTAAAGTAGAAGAAGAAACCGTTTCCATAAAAATTCCACCAGGGGTGGAAGAGGGGATGCAGTTAAAAGTTACCGGAAAAGGTAACGGAGCACCAGGAGATGGAATTCCAGGAGACCTATTGGTGGCCATTGAAACTATAGAGCATGATTCCCTCAAAAGAGAAGGGGATAATCTACATTACGATCTCTATATTAGTTTTTCAGAGGCTGTTTTAGGAAGTTCAAAAGAGATAGATGCCGTAAGTGGAAAAGTGAGGATAAAGTTGGAACCGGGAATCCAGTCAGGAAAAATTTTAAGGTTACGTGGAAAGGGAATTTCAAGTATCAATGGGTATGGCAGTGGAGATTTGTTGGTTCATGTGAATGTTTGGACTCCTAAAGAATTGAATAGGGAACAGAAAGAATTCTTTGAGCGCATGCAAAATGATGAAAATTTTGTACCAAAACCGGAAAAATCTGATAAATCGTTTTTTGAGAAGGTAAAAGATATGTTCTCCTAA
- the mnmD gene encoding tRNA (5-methylaminomethyl-2-thiouridine)(34)-methyltransferase MnmD codes for MKRRIITTGDGSKTIQIEDWDEQYHSKHGAIQEAYHVFIEHGLRLFTNTKINILEIGFGTGLNALITFLESEKLYLKINYTGVEAYPVAAEEVNQLNYISQLETEVYQKYFDEMHASPWEKEVQIAKTFQLLKQNKDFRSINDINLFNLIYFDAFGARVQPELWTEEVFLKMYEALQVKGVLVTYSAKGSVRRALQAVGFIVERLPGPPGKREMLRAIKA; via the coding sequence TTGAAGCGAAGAATTATAACAACGGGGGACGGTTCCAAAACAATTCAGATTGAGGATTGGGATGAACAATATCATTCCAAACACGGAGCTATACAAGAAGCATATCACGTTTTTATAGAACACGGACTCCGATTATTTACAAATACCAAAATCAATATTTTAGAAATAGGGTTTGGAACGGGTCTAAATGCCCTAATTACCTTTTTGGAAAGCGAGAAACTTTATCTTAAGATAAATTATACTGGAGTGGAGGCGTACCCGGTTGCCGCTGAGGAAGTGAATCAATTAAATTATATTTCGCAGCTTGAAACAGAGGTTTACCAAAAATATTTTGATGAAATGCATGCATCACCTTGGGAGAAGGAGGTTCAAATCGCAAAAACTTTTCAGCTTCTAAAGCAGAACAAGGATTTTAGGTCGATAAATGACATAAATCTGTTCAACCTTATTTATTTTGATGCTTTTGGTGCACGGGTACAACCAGAATTATGGACAGAAGAGGTATTTTTAAAAATGTATGAAGCATTACAAGTAAAAGGAGTTTTGGTGACCTATTCTGCCAAAGGTAGCGTTCGCAGGGCTTTACAAGCTGTCGGCTTTATTGTGGAACGCCTACCAGGACCACCTGGAAAACGGGAAATGCTTAGAGCCATCAAAGCTTAG
- a CDS encoding ABC transporter ATP-binding protein → MDNILVAKNVSKSYGDYKALSNISLEIPKNCIYGLLGPNGAGKTTFIRIINQITYQDSGEILFNGSPLMPEHISMIGYLPEERGLYKSMKVGEQALYLAQLKGLSKNDAKKRLKYWFDRLDIGDWWNKKIQELSKGMAQKIQFIVTVLHEPKLLIFDEPFSGFDPINANIIKDEILQLKEKGTSIIFSTHRMESVEELCEYIALIHKSEKILDGKLSDIKKAYKNNIFSVGLETELNGDTFMKTLEEKYHILSSKFDAKENQLDFTVQLPSNTTTDILSELSRQANINRFEETIPSANDIFIQTVNNKENDR, encoded by the coding sequence ATGGATAACATCCTTGTTGCCAAAAATGTTTCCAAATCCTATGGAGACTATAAAGCATTGAGCAACATTTCGCTTGAAATACCCAAAAACTGCATTTACGGACTTTTAGGACCCAATGGGGCCGGAAAAACCACCTTTATTAGAATAATAAATCAAATCACCTATCAAGATTCTGGAGAGATTTTGTTTAATGGTAGCCCTCTTATGCCAGAACATATTTCGATGATTGGTTATTTGCCAGAAGAGAGAGGACTTTACAAAAGCATGAAAGTTGGAGAGCAAGCATTGTACCTTGCACAACTTAAAGGGCTTTCTAAAAATGATGCAAAAAAACGATTAAAGTATTGGTTTGACAGATTGGACATAGGGGATTGGTGGAACAAAAAAATCCAGGAACTTTCCAAAGGAATGGCGCAAAAAATCCAGTTTATAGTAACTGTTCTCCATGAACCCAAACTATTGATTTTTGATGAGCCCTTTAGTGGTTTCGACCCTATAAATGCCAACATTATTAAAGATGAGATTCTTCAATTGAAAGAAAAAGGAACTTCAATCATATTTTCAACGCATCGAATGGAGTCTGTGGAAGAATTATGTGAATATATCGCCTTGATTCATAAATCGGAAAAAATACTGGATGGTAAACTATCCGATATAAAAAAGGCATATAAGAACAATATTTTTAGCGTTGGATTGGAGACGGAATTGAATGGAGATACCTTTATGAAAACCTTAGAAGAAAAGTATCATATACTTTCATCAAAATTTGATGCTAAAGAAAACCAATTGGATTTCACTGTCCAATTGCCATCCAATACTACTACAGATATATTATCGGAACTTTCACGCCAAGCAAATATCAACCGCTTTGAAGAAACGATACCCTCGGCCAATGATATTTTTATTCAAACCGTAAATAATAAAGAGAATGACAGGTAA